In Bacillota bacterium, one genomic interval encodes:
- a CDS encoding sigma-70 family RNA polymerase sigma factor, which translates to MAVNAAGGKRPDLEAAAEAYFAAPSEEGLRELVEAGAGLVHHFAGWYAGGPPFEDLVQAGYEGLLKAVKRYDRRRGVRFSTFAAHCVLGEIRHQLRREASFDRPAWVAEVQARIYRAADELLQQTGAPPTLEAVARAANIRVEGVRQALRAGWVSLDELDLSRIRHLRYESFHLPIEDRIAVRQALEKLGSLQRKVIYLIFYRGLTQTQAAARLGIGQRRVSRLLARGLAYLAQYLR; encoded by the coding sequence GTGGCGGTGAACGCGGCTGGTGGGAAGAGGCCCGACCTGGAAGCGGCGGCAGAGGCGTATTTCGCGGCGCCCAGTGAGGAAGGCCTGCGGGAACTCGTCGAGGCCGGAGCCGGCCTAGTGCATCACTTCGCTGGCTGGTACGCTGGCGGGCCGCCCTTCGAGGACCTGGTGCAGGCAGGGTATGAGGGGCTCCTAAAAGCGGTCAAGCGGTACGACCGGCGGCGCGGCGTGCGCTTCTCCACCTTCGCCGCTCACTGCGTCCTCGGCGAGATCCGGCACCAGTTGCGGCGGGAGGCCTCCTTCGACCGCCCGGCGTGGGTGGCAGAGGTGCAGGCGCGCATCTACCGGGCAGCCGACGAGTTGCTGCAGCAGACGGGCGCACCGCCAACCCTGGAAGCCGTGGCCAGGGCGGCAAACATCCGGGTGGAGGGGGTGCGGCAGGCGCTGCGCGCCGGGTGGGTGAGCCTGGACGAACTGGATCTCTCCCGTATCCGGCACCTGCGCTACGAGAGCTTCCATCTGCCCATCGAGGACCGTATCGCCGTGCGGCAGGCGCTGGAGAAACTCGGTTCGCTGCAGCGGAAAGTCATCTACCTTATTTTCTACCGTGGCCTGACACAGACCCAGGCGGCGGCGCGCCTGGGTATCGGCCAGCGCCGCGTCTCGCGCCTCCTGGCGCGCGGCCTGGCGTACCTGGCGCAGTACCTGCGGTGA
- a CDS encoding type II secretion system F family protein, which yields MPTYFYRARDAEGLIHSGTFEANSPSQVVELMNAAGLFVTDLKPQKSETWKELFLFRQVAYKDLAAFSRQLAVMVRAQLPIVRALEILVAQSPNFHLKEAASSLKSRVEKGKPLHEALRQHPTVFPELYVAMIEAGEQSGTLEEVLVLLAQHYEKEDAVVKKVKSASLYPLIILGFAILMVIFLLTFVLPRFAKIFTNLGAGLPWPTRILLGFGNFLINYYPYLFLVLLLGIGAAFIFLRTGEGKHWWDRMVLKLPVFGAIYLRLAVYRFGKILGNLVHAGIPILQALEIAANTVGNRVVAAGIMAARANIREGEPIAHPLAAAGVFPPMVTEMVAVGENTGTLDEMLHQVAEYTEGELNYTLESLTSLLEPVLILVVAGIAGFIILSIFLPIVGTWKALGAIR from the coding sequence GTGCCGACTTACTTTTACCGGGCAAGAGACGCCGAAGGTTTAATCCATTCAGGTACTTTCGAAGCAAACAGTCCTTCTCAAGTCGTGGAACTCATGAACGCGGCCGGGCTTTTTGTGACGGACTTAAAACCTCAAAAAAGTGAAACCTGGAAGGAGCTTTTTCTCTTTCGCCAAGTCGCTTATAAAGACCTGGCGGCTTTCAGTCGCCAGTTGGCAGTAATGGTACGCGCCCAACTTCCGATCGTGAGGGCTCTTGAGATTCTGGTGGCCCAGTCGCCCAATTTTCACTTAAAAGAAGCGGCGTCATCACTCAAGAGCCGGGTTGAAAAAGGCAAGCCCCTTCACGAAGCGCTCCGCCAGCACCCCACTGTTTTTCCTGAACTGTACGTAGCCATGATCGAAGCGGGGGAGCAATCAGGAACACTGGAAGAAGTGCTCGTACTCCTTGCCCAGCACTACGAAAAGGAAGACGCAGTCGTAAAAAAGGTAAAAAGTGCCAGCCTGTACCCACTAATAATTCTTGGTTTCGCCATCTTAATGGTAATTTTTCTGCTCACCTTCGTCCTGCCCAGATTTGCCAAAATTTTTACCAATCTTGGTGCCGGCCTCCCCTGGCCCACCCGCATCTTATTGGGCTTTGGAAATTTTCTGATCAATTATTACCCGTATCTCTTTCTTGTCCTTCTGCTCGGAATCGGAGCCGCCTTCATATTCCTCAGAACCGGGGAAGGAAAACACTGGTGGGACCGGATGGTCCTCAAGCTTCCAGTTTTTGGAGCGATCTACCTCCGGCTTGCGGTTTACCGCTTCGGGAAAATCCTGGGGAATCTAGTCCATGCCGGAATCCCGATCTTGCAGGCCCTTGAGATTGCTGCAAATACCGTAGGAAACCGGGTAGTCGCAGCGGGAATTATGGCGGCCCGTGCCAACATTCGCGAAGGGGAACCGATCGCCCACCCGCTGGCCGCAGCGGGGGTTTTCCCGCCGATGGTGACGGAAATGGTCGCGGTAGGCGAAAATACAGGAACGCTCGACGAAATGCTGCACCAGGTTGCAGAATATACCGAAGGGGAGTTGAACTATACTCTCGAGAGTCTTACCTCTCTGTTGGAGCCGGTGCTGATCCTGGTGGTTGCCGGAATTGCGGGGTTTATTATTTTGAGTATCTTCCTGCCGATCGTGGGCACGTGGAAAGCTCTGGGGGCAATAAGGTAG
- a CDS encoding prepilin-type N-terminal cleavage/methylation domain-containing protein yields the protein MTSLKMVVFKNESAFTLVEVVAATFILAVTLTALIALYQESLGLSAGAGNVARATAFAQAKIEELRGKNFADLKNAIGQSAPEKSPDGVYTREVTIIQETPDKKLLRIRVLVRWQDDLGEQKVSLTTLLADTGNGG from the coding sequence ATGACTTCTCTAAAGATGGTAGTCTTTAAAAACGAGAGTGCGTTCACGCTGGTCGAGGTGGTGGCGGCCACCTTCATTTTGGCCGTGACCTTAACTGCTCTCATTGCCCTCTACCAGGAGAGCCTGGGCTTGAGCGCCGGCGCGGGAAACGTTGCCAGGGCCACGGCCTTCGCCCAGGCAAAAATAGAGGAACTGCGGGGAAAAAATTTTGCGGACCTGAAGAACGCCATCGGACAATCCGCCCCTGAGAAATCTCCCGATGGGGTTTACACCCGGGAAGTTACCATCATTCAAGAAACTCCGGACAAAAAACTCCTCCGGATCCGGGTCCTGGTGCGCTGGCAGGACGACCTGGGGGAGCAAAAAGTATCCCTCACCACCCTGTTGGCAGATACGGGAAACGGGGGCTGA
- a CDS encoding prepilin-type N-terminal cleavage/methylation domain-containing protein, which translates to MKVQDGLKKVFGQEGFTLAEVLATLAILSLVVTCTTMILGQSLGIWQTTSAQSFSHLGAELGLHYLARDLRLATAIVVPNDDDPSHNFLKLKRGTREIEYSLENSTLTRSVNGIKTAVVDDLKDFSVQKISRRTYSISITARVEAEEFQLTSQVSPRTAN; encoded by the coding sequence ATGAAAGTTCAAGACGGGCTTAAAAAAGTTTTCGGGCAGGAGGGCTTCACTCTCGCCGAGGTCCTCGCAACTCTCGCTATTCTAAGCCTTGTCGTAACCTGCACCACCATGATCCTGGGTCAGTCCCTGGGTATCTGGCAAACCACCTCGGCGCAGTCCTTCAGCCACCTGGGCGCAGAGCTCGGATTGCATTATCTGGCGCGGGATCTTCGCCTTGCCACCGCCATCGTTGTACCCAACGATGACGACCCGAGCCACAATTTTTTAAAGCTCAAGCGGGGCACCAGGGAGATTGAATATTCCCTTGAAAACAGCACCCTTACGCGGAGCGTCAACGGCATAAAAACCGCCGTTGTCGACGATCTGAAAGATTTTTCCGTGCAGAAAATTAGCAGGCGGACCTACTCCATCTCGATAACGGCACGGGTGGAAGCGGAAGAATTTCAACTAACATCTCAAGTCTCGCCCCGGACCGCAAATTAG
- a CDS encoding ATPase, T2SS/T4P/T4SS family produces MLARRKPLGELLVENNIITNEQLQEALRLQESKGERLGQILRKLGYISEEKLYRVLQEQLRIPYIELRRYPVNPALAQLITAPVARRYRVLPIAREENQIVLAMVNPLNVFDMDEISQIVGSEVKPVLVSENDLEWALSEFLELKSSVDKAVEGLPQEIQGWPEEEIAAAKIREIVEEGPVVTLVNSIITRAVLNRASDIHIEPQEEELMVRYRIDGVLFEMLNLPRRIHPAVSSRLKIMADLDITERRLPQDGRIQMEVEGRSVDVRVSVIPTIYGEKLVLRILDKTTGFLTIPQLGFAPEIYPSFVNMLRKPHGLLLVTGPTGSGKTTTLYAIINELSVKEKNIVTIEDPVEYTIPLVNQMQVNPKIGLTFARGLRAILRQDPDIVMVGEIRDTETAQIAVQAALTGHLVLSTLHTNSAVSSVIRLIDMGVEPYLLGSCLIGVIAQRLVRNICPECKEVYQPSREILTSLRIPEEDGKVAFWRGWGCSSCRITGYQGRLALQEILIIEGELKDLITAKVPEQRLQHAALSHGMRTLREDGIEKAKRGLTTLEEVMTAVFWQD; encoded by the coding sequence ATGCTGGCCAGAAGAAAGCCGCTCGGCGAACTGCTTGTGGAAAACAACATTATCACCAACGAACAGCTTCAGGAGGCACTCCGCCTCCAGGAGTCTAAAGGAGAGCGACTGGGTCAGATTTTGCGCAAGCTGGGCTACATCAGTGAAGAAAAGCTGTACAGAGTGCTGCAGGAACAGCTGAGAATCCCCTATATCGAACTGCGCCGCTATCCCGTCAACCCCGCCCTGGCCCAGCTTATTACAGCACCGGTGGCCCGGCGTTACCGCGTCTTGCCTATTGCTAGAGAAGAAAATCAGATCGTCCTCGCGATGGTCAATCCCCTCAACGTCTTCGATATGGACGAAATTTCCCAGATTGTTGGGAGTGAAGTGAAACCCGTTCTGGTCTCCGAAAACGACCTCGAGTGGGCTTTAAGCGAGTTTCTAGAGTTGAAAAGCTCGGTAGATAAAGCAGTTGAAGGACTCCCCCAAGAGATTCAAGGCTGGCCCGAGGAAGAGATCGCGGCGGCAAAAATCCGCGAGATCGTTGAAGAAGGTCCTGTCGTCACCCTGGTCAACTCCATCATTACCAGGGCGGTGCTCAACCGGGCAAGCGACATTCACATCGAACCCCAAGAGGAGGAGTTAATGGTCCGCTACCGGATCGACGGGGTTCTTTTCGAAATGCTCAACCTCCCCAGGCGGATCCACCCGGCGGTGAGTTCGCGCCTAAAAATTATGGCCGATCTGGACATTACAGAACGGCGCCTCCCTCAAGACGGGCGGATCCAAATGGAGGTCGAGGGCCGTTCCGTAGATGTGCGGGTTTCCGTGATTCCGACAATTTACGGGGAAAAGCTGGTTCTCCGGATCCTGGATAAAACAACCGGCTTCCTGACCATTCCTCAGCTTGGATTCGCACCTGAGATCTATCCTTCTTTCGTGAACATGCTCCGCAAGCCCCACGGTCTGCTCCTCGTAACGGGGCCTACCGGGAGCGGAAAAACAACCACCCTCTACGCGATCATCAACGAGTTAAGTGTGAAAGAAAAAAATATCGTAACCATCGAGGATCCTGTCGAGTATACCATTCCCCTTGTGAACCAGATGCAGGTCAACCCGAAAATCGGACTCACCTTTGCGCGGGGGCTCAGGGCGATCTTGCGGCAGGATCCCGACATTGTCATGGTAGGCGAAATCAGGGATACCGAGACTGCCCAGATTGCCGTCCAGGCGGCCCTCACGGGACACCTCGTCCTAAGCACCCTGCATACCAACAGTGCAGTGAGTTCTGTCATCAGGTTGATTGACATGGGAGTAGAGCCGTACCTCCTGGGGTCCTGTTTAATCGGAGTTATCGCGCAGCGCCTCGTTCGGAATATCTGTCCTGAGTGTAAGGAGGTTTACCAGCCTTCGCGTGAAATTCTAACCAGCCTCAGGATCCCGGAAGAGGATGGAAAGGTGGCGTTTTGGCGGGGCTGGGGGTGTTCTTCGTGCCGCATCACAGGATACCAGGGAAGGCTCGCCCTCCAGGAAATCTTGATCATTGAAGGAGAACTTAAAGACCTGATTACCGCAAAGGTACCGGAACAGAGGCTCCAGCACGCAGCCCTGTCCCACGGGATGCGGACTTTAAGAGAAGATGGAATCGAAAAAGCGAAAAGGGGTCTAACCACACTGGAGGAGGTGATGACCGCCGTATTCTGGCAAGATTAG
- a CDS encoding pilus assembly PilX N-terminal domain-containing protein — MRSFGLGRKGLALPLVVATVALVSLLGFAAAYIVESQVKMGSRFSGHQDAFYYAEAGVHEYLWHLNKDSKFYEHDDSFVFDGSNPRVHSVTGGYYQLEVTDPGPERPVVTIRSTGWPADDPSNRCTVRAEVHKRQFVQHIWLTGQEKTPPPDGEDVWWITGDRCYGPLHTNGTLNIDGRPEFYGPVTYSVGLNVRPGSSPYYAEGPPEKVSPLGFPASNSQLMTWAKQPDGYYFRGRTCILLDGSQIRVKYPVWNAGARRYDFVEETRPLPSNGVIYVDGTTADPEGDPTTSKYDPAMGNAFVSGTLDGRLTIAAAKDIYITGKDPTNFNYSAAASTGGLRYANTDLDPAGGMTDDMLGLIAAGYVRILHYDWPHDRPGSLWDWTPYYTPEGDVAPRDISIYAAIFALNWAFEFEEYDRGLLKGVITLRGSITQKYRGAVGTFYSGSGTRRSGYSKDYHHDPRMLYDTPPHFLEPVNAGWEIVAWRRE; from the coding sequence ATGAGGAGCTTCGGTCTGGGCCGGAAAGGCCTGGCCCTGCCCCTGGTGGTGGCAACCGTAGCCCTCGTGAGCCTCCTTGGGTTCGCGGCCGCCTACATCGTGGAAAGCCAGGTGAAAATGGGCAGCCGCTTCAGCGGGCACCAGGACGCCTTCTACTACGCCGAGGCCGGCGTCCACGAGTACCTGTGGCATCTGAACAAGGATTCGAAGTTTTACGAGCACGACGACAGCTTTGTCTTTGACGGTTCAAACCCGCGTGTGCATTCCGTGACCGGCGGCTACTACCAGCTCGAGGTCACGGATCCCGGCCCGGAGCGGCCGGTGGTGACCATCAGGTCCACCGGCTGGCCGGCGGACGACCCCTCGAACCGCTGCACGGTGCGGGCGGAAGTCCACAAACGGCAGTTTGTGCAGCACATCTGGTTGACCGGTCAGGAAAAAACGCCACCACCAGACGGTGAAGACGTGTGGTGGATCACGGGCGACAGGTGCTACGGCCCGCTGCACACCAACGGCACGCTGAATATCGACGGCCGCCCGGAGTTCTACGGCCCCGTTACATACTCGGTGGGGCTGAACGTGCGGCCCGGCAGCAGCCCGTACTACGCCGAAGGGCCGCCGGAGAAGGTGTCGCCCCTGGGGTTTCCCGCCTCCAACAGCCAGCTCATGACCTGGGCCAAGCAGCCGGACGGGTACTATTTCCGGGGGCGCACCTGCATCCTGCTGGACGGCAGCCAGATAAGAGTTAAGTACCCCGTGTGGAATGCCGGCGCGAGGCGCTACGATTTTGTGGAGGAGACCAGGCCCTTGCCCTCCAACGGCGTCATCTACGTCGACGGGACCACCGCTGATCCGGAAGGTGACCCCACAACGTCGAAATATGACCCCGCGATGGGCAACGCCTTCGTTTCCGGCACCCTGGACGGCCGGCTGACCATCGCCGCCGCCAAGGACATTTACATCACGGGGAAGGACCCGACAAATTTCAACTACAGTGCGGCCGCCTCCACGGGAGGCCTGCGGTACGCCAACACCGACCTCGACCCGGCGGGGGGGATGACCGACGACATGCTCGGCCTGATTGCCGCCGGTTACGTGCGCATCCTGCATTACGACTGGCCCCACGACCGGCCCGGGAGCTTGTGGGACTGGACGCCCTACTACACTCCCGAGGGCGATGTGGCCCCACGCGATATATCGATTTACGCGGCGATATTTGCCCTCAACTGGGCTTTTGAATTTGAAGAGTACGACCGAGGCTTGCTCAAGGGCGTGATCACCCTGCGCGGTTCGATCACCCAGAAGTACCGTGGCGCCGTCGGTACGTTCTATTCAGGGAGTGGCACCCGACGCAGCGGTTACAGCAAGGACTATCACCACGACCCCCGCATGCTTTACGACACGCCGCCGCACTTTCTGGAGCCGGTGAACGCGGGATGGGAAATCGTCGCCTGGCGGCGGGAATAG
- a CDS encoding type II secretion system F family protein, giving the protein MLSLTGEEAGKDVGLYAYQVVDRTGSPVYGRLEAENEEAVVDRLRQMGYIVVEVGAVTPSIFRVAFRSRRKVAVGDLALFSRQLAAMLGAGIPLTRGLFTLARQITNPALRDAVEDAARNVEGGMSFGDALAAHPHVFPSLYVSMVRAGEVGGTLEEVLNRLAEQLERDKALRDQIRSATFYPTVVVCFAILVLLGMMFFIVPIFMKFFPAGMTLPLPTRIIIAVSNSLRHWWFLWFLGTGATVFGIRAYLRSPAGSRTWDHVKFRLPVFGPLVHRAVIARFCRTFATLLAGGIPVLQALETAGPASGNTLVAEAVSAAGERIQEGKSIAAPLAESGVFPPMVIEMINVGEESGNVPSLLTRVADFYEAEVAALSKGLAAMIEPILIIFVGCLVGVMVISLYLPIFLVVTSVGR; this is encoded by the coding sequence GTGTTGAGTCTGACGGGGGAGGAGGCGGGTAAAGACGTGGGCCTTTACGCTTATCAGGTTGTCGACCGCACCGGGTCGCCGGTGTACGGGCGATTAGAGGCAGAGAACGAGGAAGCGGTCGTCGACCGCCTGCGTCAGATGGGGTACATCGTGGTCGAAGTCGGCGCGGTTACACCATCGATCTTCCGGGTCGCCTTCCGCTCGCGCCGGAAGGTTGCTGTGGGGGACCTTGCTCTGTTCAGCCGCCAGCTGGCGGCCATGCTGGGTGCCGGCATCCCGCTGACCCGGGGGCTCTTTACCCTGGCCCGCCAGATCACCAACCCGGCGCTACGCGACGCGGTGGAGGACGCGGCCCGCAACGTGGAGGGTGGCATGAGCTTCGGGGATGCCCTGGCCGCTCATCCCCACGTTTTTCCTTCCCTCTACGTAAGTATGGTCAGGGCCGGCGAGGTGGGCGGCACCCTGGAAGAAGTGCTCAACCGCCTGGCGGAGCAACTTGAACGCGATAAGGCCCTGCGCGACCAGATACGGTCTGCCACCTTTTACCCGACGGTGGTGGTCTGTTTTGCCATCCTTGTTCTCCTGGGCATGATGTTTTTCATTGTGCCCATCTTTATGAAGTTCTTCCCTGCGGGGATGACCCTTCCATTGCCTACGCGGATTATCATCGCCGTTTCGAACTCCCTGCGTCACTGGTGGTTCCTGTGGTTCCTGGGCACCGGTGCCACCGTCTTCGGTATACGCGCCTACCTGCGCAGCCCCGCGGGAAGCCGTACCTGGGACCACGTCAAGTTCCGCCTTCCCGTGTTCGGCCCGCTGGTCCACCGGGCGGTCATCGCCCGGTTCTGCCGCACCTTTGCCACCCTCCTGGCCGGGGGCATCCCGGTGCTCCAGGCCCTGGAAACTGCCGGGCCGGCTTCGGGGAACACACTGGTGGCAGAAGCGGTGAGTGCCGCGGGGGAAAGGATCCAGGAGGGCAAGAGCATTGCCGCACCCCTCGCGGAAAGTGGGGTTTTCCCGCCCATGGTTATCGAAATGATCAACGTCGGTGAGGAGTCGGGCAACGTGCCGTCTCTTCTGACCAGGGTCGCAGACTTTTACGAGGCGGAGGTGGCCGCCTTGTCCAAAGGGCTGGCCGCCATGATCGAACCGATTCTGATCATCTTCGTCGGTTGCCTTGTGGGCGTGATGGTGATATCCCTTTACCTTCCAATCTTTCTGGTTGTCACCTCGGTGGGGAGGTGA
- a CDS encoding prepilin-type N-terminal cleavage/methylation domain-containing protein: MLWIHRRRKQEGFTLIELLAVVAILAVLILIAVPIITSNINDAKITSCESNIKMLNSAIQRYYFTEGKYPDSLDDLVGKYIDEKPKCPISDKDYDSDYDKTTGKITHSH, translated from the coding sequence ATGCTTTGGATTCACCGGAGACGCAAGCAGGAAGGTTTTACTTTAATTGAGTTGCTCGCGGTAGTAGCCATTCTCGCCGTCCTGATCCTGATCGCAGTTCCGATCATCACTTCTAACATCAATGACGCAAAAATAACCTCATGCGAGTCGAACATCAAGATGCTGAATTCTGCCATCCAGCGGTACTACTTTACGGAAGGGAAATACCCAGATTCTTTAGATGATTTGGTAGGAAAGTACATCGACGAGAAACCAAAGTGTCCAATCTCTGATAAGGATTACGACAGTGATTACGATAAAACGACGGGAAAAATTACACACAGTCATTAA
- a CDS encoding prepilin-type N-terminal cleavage/methylation domain-containing protein, whose amino-acid sequence MPPGRMDGAPRGRAGFSLAELLVVLALLGIVLGGVYQYMFYAQRSADRALAEARVLQDVRLFLARLSWEVRDAQVATSAEGALVVESATRVHLYADVSGDARPEKVFYRLEGNTLQRAVVPPGNDAFPYAYGVPADWELVLAGVTALSFGIPDLDGDPGTPNAREALQLELSCGDVHTPLTRPVKLSTILTVRGKGGGH is encoded by the coding sequence TTGCCGCCCGGAAGGATGGACGGCGCCCCCCGCGGCAGGGCCGGCTTTTCTCTGGCCGAGCTTCTGGTGGTGCTGGCCCTGCTGGGCATCGTGCTCGGCGGCGTCTACCAGTACATGTTCTACGCGCAGCGGAGCGCCGACCGGGCCCTGGCCGAGGCGCGGGTGCTGCAGGACGTGCGCCTGTTTCTTGCCCGTTTAAGCTGGGAAGTCAGGGACGCGCAGGTGGCGACATCGGCCGAGGGCGCCCTGGTGGTGGAGTCGGCCACGCGGGTGCACCTGTACGCCGACGTGAGCGGCGACGCGCGGCCCGAGAAAGTGTTCTACCGTCTGGAAGGGAACACGCTGCAGCGCGCCGTCGTGCCGCCCGGCAACGACGCTTTTCCCTACGCCTACGGTGTTCCGGCCGATTGGGAGTTAGTCCTCGCCGGGGTGACGGCCCTGAGCTTCGGTATCCCTGACCTGGACGGCGATCCCGGCACGCCGAACGCACGGGAGGCGCTTCAGCTCGAATTGTCTTGCGGCGACGTGCACACTCCCCTGACGCGCCCGGTTAAGCTGAGCACCATATTGACGGTGCGTGGGAAAGGAGGCGGGCATTGA
- a CDS encoding type IV pilus twitching motility protein PilT, which produces MEQTFIYRARNLTGGMVTGRVEADTQGAAIASLREGIDVGHHTAGGHGGQEETAVTARTYPVDLDELLRYTIERKGSDLHLTAGAPPVARIHGELVFLDLPLLRPCDVEALILPRLDRSLREAFREKLELDFSYSIPGLSRFRGNLMFQRGSIAAAFRVVPYNPPRLEDLGLPPAVRSLCDLPRGLILVTGPTGSGKSTTLASMIDIINEERSVNILTVEEPIEFLHRHKKSIVKQREVGSDTRSFAEALRHALRHDPDVILVGEMRDLESISIALTAAETGHLVFSTLHTQTAPLTIHRIVDVFQEYLREQIRQQLADSLQAVISQQLLPAADGSGRVLAVELMLAIPAVRNMIREGKEHQLYTVIQTNRSLGMQTMDQALADLCLAGKITQEVAFSRCVDKVELERLLQRKRT; this is translated from the coding sequence ATGGAGCAGACCTTTATTTACCGGGCGCGAAATCTCACGGGCGGCATGGTGACCGGCCGGGTGGAGGCAGACACCCAGGGCGCGGCCATCGCCTCGCTACGCGAAGGGATCGACGTGGGGCATCATACTGCCGGCGGGCACGGTGGGCAAGAAGAGACTGCCGTTACTGCAAGGACGTATCCCGTGGATCTGGATGAACTACTCAGGTACACCATTGAGCGGAAGGGTTCGGATTTGCATCTCACCGCCGGGGCGCCCCCGGTGGCCAGAATCCACGGCGAACTGGTATTCCTGGACCTTCCCCTGCTGCGCCCGTGCGATGTGGAGGCGCTCATACTTCCCAGACTCGATCGGTCCCTGCGCGAAGCCTTTCGGGAGAAGCTGGAACTGGACTTCTCCTATTCCATCCCGGGCCTGAGCCGTTTCCGCGGCAACCTGATGTTCCAGCGCGGGAGCATCGCGGCGGCCTTTCGCGTGGTTCCCTACAACCCTCCGCGACTGGAAGACCTTGGTCTGCCTCCTGCCGTAAGGAGTCTCTGCGATCTTCCGCGCGGGCTGATTCTGGTGACGGGGCCCACGGGCAGCGGCAAGTCGACGACCCTGGCCTCGATGATTGATATCATTAACGAAGAGCGCAGCGTGAACATCTTGACGGTGGAGGAGCCGATTGAATTCCTCCACCGGCATAAAAAGTCGATTGTTAAGCAGCGCGAGGTGGGGAGCGATACCCGCTCCTTCGCCGAGGCGCTGCGGCACGCCCTGCGCCATGACCCGGACGTGATCCTGGTCGGCGAGATGCGCGATCTGGAGAGCATTTCCATCGCCCTTACGGCCGCCGAGACGGGCCACCTGGTTTTCTCTACCCTGCATACCCAGACCGCACCTCTCACCATCCACCGCATCGTGGATGTCTTCCAGGAGTATCTCCGCGAGCAGATCCGGCAGCAGCTTGCCGACTCGCTGCAGGCGGTGATTTCCCAGCAACTGTTACCCGCCGCCGACGGCAGTGGGCGGGTGCTCGCCGTGGAGCTGATGCTGGCCATACCCGCGGTGCGGAACATGATCCGTGAGGGCAAAGAGCACCAGCTCTACACCGTGATTCAAACGAACCGTTCCCTGGGGATGCAGACTATGGACCAGGCGCTGGCCGACCTGTGCCTGGCCGGAAAGATAACCCAGGAGGTTGCTTTTTCGCGCTGCGTGGACAAGGTAGAACTGGAAAGGCTGCTGCAGAGAAAGAGAACCTGA
- a CDS encoding ATPase, T2SS/T4P/T4SS family: protein MLGQVLIRLGMLSEEQLSRVLEAGELSFWDVSWGYIEPEVAKLVPEQLIREYRLFPIGKKGNRLHVAMANPSNVVAIDNLRLITGLDIEPVTVSEKEINALIEKHFGLPEVEKVLRELGGEPEAADAEMVEAIVDEAPIIRLVNSLIMRALDEEASDIHIEPQEKDIRVRYRVDGMLREVIRLPRRMSHGIVSRERTAFRRRLQASPR from the coding sequence TTGCTGGGCCAGGTACTGATCAGGCTGGGCATGTTGAGCGAGGAACAGCTCAGCCGGGTGCTTGAAGCCGGGGAACTCTCTTTCTGGGACGTGTCTTGGGGATATATAGAACCTGAGGTAGCGAAGCTCGTTCCGGAACAACTCATCCGCGAGTACAGGTTATTTCCCATCGGGAAAAAGGGCAACCGCCTGCACGTGGCCATGGCGAATCCTTCCAACGTTGTGGCCATCGACAACCTGCGCCTGATTACCGGACTGGACATCGAACCTGTAACGGTCAGCGAGAAAGAGATCAACGCCCTTATCGAGAAACATTTTGGCCTTCCCGAGGTCGAGAAGGTACTCAGGGAACTGGGCGGCGAGCCGGAGGCGGCGGACGCGGAAATGGTGGAGGCAATCGTCGACGAGGCGCCGATCATCCGACTGGTCAACTCGCTGATCATGCGCGCCCTGGACGAGGAGGCCAGCGACATCCACATCGAGCCGCAGGAGAAGGACATCAGGGTCCGGTACCGTGTCGACGGCATGCTGCGGGAGGTGATCCGGCTGCCGCGCCGGATGAGCCACGGCATCGTCTCCCGCGAAAGGACGGCATTCAGAAGGCGCTTGCAGGCGTCACCACGATAA